The following coding sequences lie in one Halogeometricum rufum genomic window:
- a CDS encoding DUF7853 family protein, protein MTASAHDSPTALDLTNEEAWALHAALLASVEDAVEEGETPEPAVTLLDRVEEDDDFERDELAFFAEVLREYVDGRAPSRDRRPARSVIDDIEAALA, encoded by the coding sequence ATGACCGCTTCGGCCCACGACAGTCCGACCGCACTCGACCTCACGAACGAAGAGGCGTGGGCACTCCACGCCGCCCTCCTGGCCAGCGTCGAAGACGCCGTCGAGGAGGGAGAGACCCCGGAACCCGCCGTCACACTCCTCGACCGGGTCGAGGAGGACGACGACTTCGAGCGTGACGAACTGGCGTTCTTCGCGGAGGTGCTCCGGGAGTACGTCGACGGACGGGCGCCGTCGCGGGACCGGCGGCCCGCGCGCAGCGTCATCGACGACATCGAGGCCGCACTCGCGTGA
- a CDS encoding cupin domain-containing protein produces the protein MPRVNEDDVDWTETETGETAFRRKKLGSAAGATRLGASLYELPPGKSSWPYHFHTGNEEMAYVLAGEGTLRTPDGEESIRAGDLLSFPADPSGAHKLRNDGDEPLRYLMVSTMRDPDVTVYPDSEKIGVYAGSPPGGEDERVVSGYFERDETVDYWDDEP, from the coding sequence ATGCCGCGAGTCAACGAGGACGACGTAGACTGGACCGAGACGGAAACGGGCGAGACGGCGTTTCGACGGAAGAAACTGGGTTCCGCGGCCGGGGCGACCCGTCTGGGCGCGAGCCTGTACGAACTCCCGCCGGGGAAGTCGTCGTGGCCGTACCACTTCCACACGGGCAACGAGGAGATGGCGTACGTCCTCGCCGGAGAGGGGACGCTCCGAACGCCCGACGGCGAGGAGTCGATACGCGCCGGCGACCTGCTCTCGTTCCCCGCGGACCCCTCGGGCGCGCACAAACTCCGCAACGACGGCGACGAACCGCTTCGCTACCTGATGGTCTCGACGATGCGGGACCCGGACGTGACCGTCTATCCCGACTCGGAGAAGATAGGGGTGTACGCGGGGTCACCGCCGGGCGGCGAGGACGAACGCGTCGTGTCGGGGTACTTCGAACGCGACGAGACGGTGGACTACTGGGACGACGAGCCCTGA
- a CDS encoding acyl-CoA dehydrogenase family protein, producing the protein MLDYLGLEEDLTAEERMIRDEARRFVESEVKPDIGEHFEKGTFPMDLIPQMGELGFYAPTIDGYGLPGVGDRAYGILMQELEAGDSGIRSMASVQGALVMYPIDAFGSEEQKERWLPELGTGEAVGCFGLTEPEHGSNPSGMETRAERDDDGYVLNGSKTWITNSPIADVAVVWARDTSAANAPVRGFLVETDRDGVSTNKIDDKLSMRASVTGEIGLDDVWVPEEDVLPNVEGMKGPLSCLTQARYGISWGAVGAARDAFEDALAYAKDRDQFGGPIARFQMQQDKLAEMATQITNGQLMAHRLAEIKERGDLRHQQVSMAKRHNVRMAREVTRTAREMLGGNGITTDYSPMRHMANIETVYTYEGTHDIHTLVLGADLTGIPAFE; encoded by the coding sequence ATGCTCGATTATCTGGGTTTAGAAGAGGACCTCACGGCGGAGGAGCGGATGATTCGAGACGAGGCGCGGCGGTTCGTCGAGAGCGAGGTCAAACCCGACATCGGTGAGCACTTCGAGAAGGGGACGTTCCCGATGGACCTGATTCCGCAGATGGGCGAACTCGGCTTCTACGCCCCCACCATCGACGGCTACGGCCTCCCGGGCGTCGGTGACCGCGCGTACGGCATCCTGATGCAGGAGCTAGAGGCCGGCGACTCGGGCATTCGGTCGATGGCGAGCGTGCAGGGCGCACTCGTCATGTACCCCATCGACGCGTTCGGCTCCGAGGAGCAGAAAGAGCGGTGGCTCCCCGAACTCGGCACCGGCGAGGCCGTCGGCTGTTTCGGCCTGACCGAACCCGAACACGGGTCGAACCCCTCGGGGATGGAGACGCGCGCGGAACGGGACGACGACGGCTACGTGCTGAACGGGTCGAAGACGTGGATAACGAACTCGCCCATCGCCGACGTGGCCGTCGTCTGGGCGCGCGACACCTCCGCGGCGAACGCGCCGGTTCGAGGCTTCCTCGTGGAGACGGACCGCGACGGCGTGAGCACGAACAAGATAGACGACAAACTCTCGATGCGCGCGTCCGTCACGGGCGAAATCGGCCTCGACGACGTGTGGGTGCCCGAGGAGGACGTCCTCCCGAACGTCGAGGGGATGAAGGGGCCGCTGTCGTGTCTCACGCAGGCCCGCTACGGCATCTCGTGGGGCGCAGTCGGCGCGGCCCGCGACGCCTTCGAGGACGCCCTCGCCTACGCGAAGGACCGCGACCAGTTCGGCGGGCCCATCGCCCGCTTCCAGATGCAACAGGACAAACTCGCCGAGATGGCGACGCAGATAACGAACGGGCAACTGATGGCGCACCGCCTCGCCGAGATAAAAGAGCGCGGCGACTTGCGTCACCAGCAGGTGTCGATGGCGAAGCGACACAACGTGCGGATGGCGCGCGAGGTGACGCGGACGGCCCGCGAGATGCTCGGCGGCAACGGCATCACCACCGACTACTCGCCGATGCGACACATGGCCAACATCGAGACGGTGTACACCTACGAGGGCACCCACGACATCCACACCCTCGTCCTCGGGGCGGACCTGACTGGCATCCCGGCCTTCGAGTGA
- a CDS encoding amidohydrolase — MSERERERERESPKQALFDSIESERERLKTVARDIWERPEVALRETESSERLQSVLREEGFEIETGVGGIETAFVARYGDEDPVVGTMGEFDALPGMSQRATAERDPVDPGGPGHGCGHNLFGVGSLGGALAVARAIDRGDLSGSVVFFGTPAEEAGGGKVYMVRDGAFDDVDAIVSWHPGWYNAPSKGSCLANDAFDFTFVGETSHAAAAPESGRSALDAVQLMNTGVEYMREHVSDAVRIHYVVRNGGTAANVVPGEASVEYLVRAPERDEVERVSEWVRDVAEAAAKMTRTEVEATKTAGMYGVLPNHTIADAIRANMERAEFPLDDDQRAFAGELRETLGDVEGALGELPESEREAAREAAMFTRPIDAPDEDETGSYSTDSGDVSWNVPLGRFTAATWPVGTPAHSWQAVAAGKEVGTAGMEFAAKTIAATLADLIADDELRRRARAEFEEQSASHEYESPLPDGADPYELVSR; from the coding sequence ATGTCCGAGCGAGAACGTGAGCGCGAGCGCGAGTCCCCGAAACAGGCGCTGTTCGACAGTATCGAGTCCGAGCGCGAGCGACTGAAGACGGTCGCCCGCGACATCTGGGAGCGTCCCGAAGTCGCCCTGCGGGAGACCGAGTCGAGCGAACGCCTCCAGTCGGTCCTGCGCGAGGAGGGGTTCGAAATCGAGACGGGCGTCGGCGGCATCGAGACGGCGTTCGTCGCTCGCTACGGCGACGAGGACCCCGTCGTCGGCACGATGGGCGAGTTCGACGCCCTCCCCGGGATGAGTCAGCGAGCGACGGCCGAACGCGACCCGGTCGACCCGGGCGGACCGGGACACGGCTGCGGGCACAACCTGTTCGGCGTCGGAAGCCTCGGCGGCGCACTCGCCGTCGCGCGCGCCATCGACCGCGGCGACCTCTCGGGCTCCGTCGTCTTCTTCGGGACGCCCGCCGAGGAGGCCGGCGGCGGCAAGGTGTACATGGTCCGCGACGGCGCCTTCGACGACGTGGACGCCATCGTCTCCTGGCACCCCGGCTGGTACAACGCGCCGAGCAAGGGTTCGTGTCTCGCCAACGACGCGTTCGACTTCACCTTCGTCGGCGAGACGTCGCACGCCGCCGCCGCGCCAGAGTCGGGGCGCTCCGCGCTCGACGCGGTGCAACTCATGAACACCGGCGTCGAGTACATGCGCGAACACGTCTCCGACGCCGTCCGCATCCACTACGTCGTCCGGAACGGCGGCACCGCGGCCAACGTCGTCCCCGGCGAGGCCAGCGTCGAGTACCTCGTGCGCGCCCCGGAACGCGACGAGGTCGAACGCGTCTCCGAGTGGGTCCGCGACGTCGCCGAGGCGGCCGCGAAGATGACCCGGACCGAAGTCGAGGCCACCAAGACCGCCGGCATGTACGGCGTCCTGCCGAACCACACCATCGCCGACGCCATCCGAGCGAACATGGAGCGTGCCGAGTTCCCGCTGGACGACGACCAGCGCGCATTCGCCGGGGAACTCCGCGAGACGCTCGGCGACGTGGAGGGCGCGCTCGGAGAACTGCCCGAGTCGGAGCGCGAAGCCGCCCGCGAGGCGGCGATGTTCACCCGGCCTATCGACGCCCCGGACGAGGACGAGACCGGGTCCTACTCGACGGACTCGGGCGACGTGTCGTGGAACGTCCCGCTCGGGCGGTTCACGGCCGCGACGTGGCCCGTTGGGACGCCCGCCCACTCGTGGCAGGCCGTCGCGGCCGGCAAGGAGGTGGGGACGGCGGGGATGGAGTTCGCGGCGAAGACCATCGCGGCGACGCTCGCTGACCTCATCGCCGACGACGAACTCCGCCGGCGCGCCCGCGCGGAGTTCGAGGAACAGTCGGCCAGCCACGAGTACGAGAGTCCGCTCCCCGACGGCGCCGACCCGTACGAACTCGTGAGTCGGTAG